A region from the Inhella inkyongensis genome encodes:
- a CDS encoding CheR family methyltransferase, with amino-acid sequence MATLDSPRTEGQDHEFSFSKADFDRVRRMIYSHAGISLHEGKHAMVYSRLSRRLRDTGRRSFSEYLDSLERSSGAAAEAEWQEFVNCLTTNLTSFFREEHHFQALADELKHFAGKPLRIWCCAASTGEEPYSIAITCHEALGSLNQLQLVCSDIDTNVLATARRGVYNEDARGLSPQRLRNYFMKGTGANAGRIRFKPDLARNIDFRVVNLMHPQWQLGEPFQMVFCRNVMIYFDGPTQRKVLERIHKVMQPRGLLFVGHSENFTESKDLFRLRGKTIYERV; translated from the coding sequence ATGGCAACCCTTGACAGCCCGCGCACAGAAGGTCAGGACCACGAGTTCAGCTTCAGCAAAGCCGACTTTGATCGGGTGCGGCGAATGATTTACAGCCATGCCGGGATCAGCCTGCACGAGGGCAAACACGCCATGGTCTACAGCCGCCTCTCAAGGCGCCTGCGTGACACCGGCCGACGCAGCTTCTCCGAATACCTGGACTCGCTGGAACGAAGCAGCGGCGCCGCCGCCGAGGCCGAGTGGCAGGAGTTCGTGAACTGCCTGACCACCAATCTCACCAGTTTCTTCCGCGAAGAACATCACTTCCAGGCCCTGGCCGACGAGCTCAAGCACTTTGCAGGCAAGCCGCTGCGCATCTGGTGCTGCGCCGCCTCCACCGGCGAAGAGCCCTATTCCATTGCCATCACCTGCCACGAGGCTTTGGGCAGCCTCAACCAATTGCAACTGGTCTGCTCCGACATCGACACCAATGTGCTGGCCACGGCCCGCCGGGGTGTCTACAACGAAGACGCCCGGGGCCTGTCGCCGCAGCGATTGCGGAACTACTTCATGAAGGGAACCGGCGCGAATGCCGGTCGCATCCGCTTCAAGCCCGACCTGGCGCGCAACATCGACTTCCGCGTGGTCAACTTGATGCACCCCCAGTGGCAGCTGGGCGAACCCTTCCAAATGGTGTTTTGCCGCAACGTGATGATCTACTTTGATGGCCCCACCCAGCGCAAGGTGCTGGAGCGCATCCACAAGGTAATGCAGCCGCGCGGCCTGCTCTTTGTCGGTCACTCGGAGAACTTCACCGAGTCCAAGGACTTGTTCCGCCTGCGCGGCAAGACCATCTACGAACGCGTGTAG
- the cheD gene encoding chemoreceptor glutamine deamidase CheD, producing the protein MSSLASTSPSSSSSLVNGGGAAAAWVTKLKGQPRKNGEASFFFYDSHFRNAAVKVLPGEYFVEGEDLLIMTTLGSCIAACLWDRTAMVGGMNHFMLPEGNGESGRYGTYAMELLINEMMKRGASKGRMEAKVFGGGAVITGMNSLNVGERNTNFVLDFLKTERIPVVSKDVMDVYPRKVCFLPKSGKAMVKRLAAANEALLQQDRGAVTKVQPVAAGGGSIDLF; encoded by the coding sequence ATGAGCAGCCTGGCCAGTACCAGTCCTTCGAGCTCCAGTTCCCTCGTCAATGGGGGCGGTGCGGCAGCGGCTTGGGTCACGAAGCTGAAAGGCCAGCCGCGCAAGAACGGCGAGGCCTCATTCTTCTTCTACGACTCGCACTTTCGCAATGCCGCCGTCAAGGTGCTGCCGGGCGAGTATTTCGTCGAAGGCGAGGACTTGCTGATCATGACCACCCTAGGCTCGTGCATTGCCGCCTGTCTGTGGGACCGCACCGCCATGGTCGGCGGCATGAACCACTTCATGCTGCCCGAGGGCAACGGGGAGTCGGGGCGCTATGGCACCTACGCCATGGAACTTTTGATCAACGAGATGATGAAGCGCGGCGCCAGCAAGGGCCGCATGGAGGCCAAGGTGTTTGGCGGCGGCGCCGTCATCACTGGCATGAACAGCCTGAATGTGGGCGAGCGCAACACCAACTTCGTGCTGGACTTCCTCAAGACCGAGCGCATCCCCGTGGTCTCCAAAGACGTCATGGATGTCTATCCACGCAAGGTCTGCTTTCTGCCAAAGAGCGGCAAGGCCATGGTGAAGCGGCTGGCGGCGGCCAATGAAGCGCTGCTGCAGCAGGACCGCGGCGCGGTCACCAAGGTTCAACCTGTGGCCGCTGGCGGCGGCTCCATCGATCTTTTCTAA
- a CDS encoding protein-glutamate methylesterase/protein-glutamine glutaminase produces MPKTRVVVVDDSALVRSILSEIINKQADMECVGAAADPLIAREMIRNLNPDVITLDVEMPKMDGIDFLSRLMRLRPMPVVMVSTLTERGAEVTLKALELGAVDFVAKPKIGVADGIRQLAADITDKIRIAARAHIKRAAAAPAPGAPATAPPPPPTNIGRLSTEKIIFIGASTGGTEATKDVLVNLPADCPAVCITQHMPPGFTASYAQRLDGLCKIRVSEARDGERILPGHCYIAPGGKHFSVERSGANYIARVQDGEPVNRHKPSVEVLFNSAARVVGQNALGIMLTGMGADGAKAMRTMKDAGAYNLVQDEATCVVFGMPREAIAAGAADEVLPLGQIAPRLIERLRSTAGFSMNRV; encoded by the coding sequence ATGCCCAAGACTCGCGTGGTGGTGGTGGACGACTCGGCGCTGGTGCGCTCCATCCTTTCCGAGATCATCAACAAGCAGGCCGATATGGAGTGCGTGGGCGCGGCCGCCGACCCGCTGATTGCCCGGGAGATGATCCGCAATCTGAACCCCGATGTGATCACGCTGGATGTGGAGATGCCGAAGATGGACGGCATCGATTTCCTCTCGCGCCTGATGCGCCTGCGACCCATGCCGGTGGTGATGGTGTCCACCCTGACCGAGCGCGGCGCCGAGGTCACGCTCAAGGCGCTGGAGTTGGGCGCCGTGGACTTCGTGGCCAAGCCCAAGATCGGCGTGGCCGACGGCATCCGACAACTGGCGGCCGACATCACGGACAAGATTCGCATCGCGGCGCGCGCGCACATCAAGCGTGCCGCTGCCGCCCCGGCGCCGGGCGCCCCTGCGACGGCCCCCCCGCCGCCGCCCACCAACATCGGCCGGCTCTCCACCGAGAAGATCATCTTCATCGGCGCCTCCACCGGCGGCACCGAGGCCACCAAAGATGTGTTGGTGAACTTGCCGGCCGACTGTCCGGCGGTCTGCATCACCCAGCACATGCCCCCGGGATTTACGGCCAGCTATGCACAGCGCCTGGATGGCCTGTGCAAGATCCGCGTCAGCGAGGCGCGTGACGGCGAGCGCATCTTGCCCGGCCACTGCTACATCGCCCCTGGCGGCAAGCACTTCAGCGTGGAGCGCTCCGGCGCCAACTACATCGCCCGCGTGCAGGATGGCGAACCGGTGAACCGGCACAAGCCGTCGGTCGAGGTCCTGTTCAATTCAGCCGCCCGCGTGGTGGGCCAGAACGCCTTGGGCATCATGTTGACTGGCATGGGCGCCGACGGCGCCAAGGCCATGCGGACCATGAAAGACGCCGGCGCTTACAACCTGGTGCAGGATGAGGCCACCTGCGTGGTCTTTGGCATGCCGCGCGAGGCCATTGCGGCCGGCGCAGCCGACGAGGTGCTGCCCCTAGGCCAGATCGCTCCGCGCCTGATCGAGCGACTTCGCAGCACCGCCGGCTTCTCCATGAAT
- a CDS encoding GGDEF domain-containing protein gives MAPSASSPSTDLRSLQLDSALQLLDQAGALLPDAEPYSLEWLQGLIDALADLSNRDPLTGLSNRRNFEMQLSREIDRAARSGESALLLMLDIDHFKKVNDTHGHAAGDLVIRAVADAVASAVRPMDTVARVGGEEFAVVLPNCSSSFGPTVAERIREAVAEQVVAVAPGLSLQVTVSLGGAYAPQWVRSSPLLWMERADRQLYRAKAEGRNRACLEPQIESIVSADEKSMLFAVLPEESL, from the coding sequence ATGGCTCCATCTGCCTCCAGCCCGTCCACCGACCTGCGATCGCTGCAGCTCGACAGTGCGCTGCAATTGCTGGACCAAGCCGGAGCCTTGTTGCCGGACGCCGAGCCCTACAGCTTGGAGTGGCTGCAGGGCCTGATCGATGCCCTGGCGGACTTGTCGAATCGGGATCCGCTCACTGGCCTGTCCAATCGACGCAACTTCGAGATGCAGCTGTCTCGCGAGATCGACCGGGCCGCGCGCTCGGGGGAGTCCGCGTTGCTCCTGATGCTGGATATCGATCACTTCAAGAAGGTCAACGACACCCACGGGCATGCCGCAGGGGATCTGGTGATTCGGGCGGTGGCCGATGCCGTGGCCTCGGCGGTGCGCCCCATGGATACGGTGGCGCGGGTTGGTGGTGAAGAATTTGCCGTGGTGCTGCCCAATTGCTCCAGCAGCTTTGGCCCGACGGTGGCCGAGCGCATCCGCGAGGCCGTGGCCGAGCAAGTGGTGGCGGTGGCGCCTGGGCTGTCCTTGCAAGTGACGGTGAGTCTCGGGGGCGCTTACGCGCCGCAGTGGGTGCGATCCTCCCCTTTGCTGTGGATGGAACGCGCTGATCGCCAGCTCTACCGCGCCAAGGCTGAGGGGCGCAACCGCGCTTGCCTGGAGCCGCAAATTGAATCGATCGTGAGT